In Antennarius striatus isolate MH-2024 chromosome 8, ASM4005453v1, whole genome shotgun sequence, a single window of DNA contains:
- the odam gene encoding uncharacterized protein odam has protein sequence MKPQTAFLLVVLFETNFSLPVQIGILASNSNELLRLNGLTLAGLGQTQYVLQQQQPEVLLTPQVVNLNPRMTGPFNPQLLFPNQGNQFPPGIVPNGQEQVGPPFDPNLPNVPQQSQNTVQMFPNFQYPPYGFPQYPGQPGFPYFVPPYGYPQQRTNVVLQPNNAQQTLERVTQAPQLPLQRFSQPKVQTERTWPLGTKKESTTLPPDPRGDASGPGIDEGQSNFPFLFEP, from the exons ATGAAGCCTCAGACTGCTTTCCTGTTGGTGGTTCTATTTGAAACAAACTTTTCCCTTCCA gTACAGATTGGGATCCTTGCAAGCAATAGCAACGAG CTTCTGAGGCTGAATGGTCTCACTCTTGCTGGTCTTGGACAGACACAG TATGTGCTGCAACAGCAGCAACCTGAGGTGCTGCTCACTCCACAGGTGGTGAACTTGAATCCTCGGATGACTGGTCCGTTCAATCCCCAGCTGCTTTTCCCCAATCAGGGCAACCAGTTTCCACCAGGGATTGTCCCCAATGGCCAAGAGCAGGTCGGCCCTCCATTTGACCCCAACCTTCCGAATGTCCCTCAGCAATCCCAAAACACTGTTCAG aTGTTTCCCAATTTCCAGTATCCACCTTATGGATTTCCTCAGTATCCTGGCCAGCCG GGCTTTCCTTATTTTGTGCCACCTTATGGCTATCCTCAGCAGAGGACCAATGTGGTGCTCCAGCCAAACAATGCACAGCAAACCCTGGAGAGAGTTACACAGGCACCACAGCTTCCCCTACAG CGGTTTTCCCAGCCTAAGGTGCAAACAGAAAGA ACATGGCCACTGGGGACAAAAAAGGAGTCTACCACACTTCCTCCTGACCCTCGTGGCGACGCTTCTGGCCCAGGAATTGACGAG gGTCAATCCAACTTCCCCTTCCTATTCGAGCCTTAG
- the LOC137600650 gene encoding cytoskeleton protein RodZ-like codes for MVKLALLLGCLLSLALANPMVEVHKRLARSDSSSDSNSDSNSNERASTRTTAARPAPAPAPGLTNEQLMQLLIALIQRTTTTAATTTTAPTTTTTPTTTTTPTTTTTPTTTTTPTTTTTTTTTLPP; via the exons ATGGTAAAGTTAGCATTGTTGCTCGGATGCCTCCTGAGCCTCGCTCTGGCTAATCCT ATGGTGGAGGTGCACAAACGACTCGCCCGCTCAGATTCTAGCTCTGACTCTAACTCTGATTCTAACTCGAATGAG CGCGCCTCCACCCGAACAACAGCAGCAAGGCCAgcaccagctccagctccaggacTGACTAATGAGCAGTTAATGCAGCTCCTTATCGCCCTCATACAGAGAACTACAACCACTGCCGCTACTACTACAACTGCTCCAACAACTACCACTACTCCTACTACCACCACTACacctaccactaccactacacCTACGACTACCACTACTCCTACTACCACTACAACTACCACTACTACTCTTCCACCGTAA
- the LOC137600841 gene encoding integrator complex subunit 5-like protein → MLKLVFVLGCLLSLALAKPMVGGQRRLARSDSDSDSDSDSDEVVQSATAAQVLTQQQLFQIILALIEAKAARTASTTTTATTTTTAQTTTTATTTTAASTTPVTTPGPGTTTTTAPP, encoded by the exons ATGCTGAAGTTGGTATTTGTACTTGGATGCCTCCTGAGCCTCGCTCTGGCTAAACCT ATGGTGGGAGGGCAGAGACGACTCGCCCGCTCAGattctgactctgactcagatTCTGACTCTGATGAA GTCGTCCAATCAGCAACAGCAGCTCAAGTACTGACTCAACAACAGTTGTTCCAGATCATTCTCGCCCTCATAGAAGCAAAGGCTGCAAGGACagcttctactactactactgctactactaccaccactgCTCagactactactactgctactactaccacAGCAGCTAGTACTACACCTGTTACTACCCCTGGCCCAGGCACCACTACAACCACTGCTCCTCCTTGA
- the scpp5 gene encoding secretory calcium-binding phosphoprotein 5, whose translation MKLAILCLSLATTTLAAPSFFHYLPHYAGSRQQVPPSQVKSPFSAGQPLPQLGIPGAYSMEFIYPHRFGGTGNPGQTFPSHGLLKVSIPQPPGRQSVELYYPYDFSQQRILTNMHPMRNTPQIPNVLPFEFPPQNIPQPMPNIPAFDANPLPSQDPLQPLQQDQPTPTSQTPTNA comes from the exons ATGAAACTGGCtattctctgtctgtctctggctACCACAACCTTGGCAGCCCCG TCCTTCTTTCATTACCTGCCACATTATGCAGGTTCCAGACAACAGGTGCCGCCCTCACAG GTGAAAAGTCCCTTTTCAGCTGGTCAGCCTCTACCGCAGCTTGGAATACCTGGTGCCTACAGTATGGAATTT aTTTATCCCCATAGATTTGGTGGTACAGGAAACCCTGGGCAG ACATTTCCCTCTCATGGTCTCCTCAAAGTCTCCATTCCTCAGCCACCAGGCAGACAAAGCGTGGAACTT TACTACCCATATGACTTCTCCCAGCAAAGG ATACTGACCAACATGCATCCAATGAGGAACACCCCTCAGATCCCAAAT GTGCTCCCATTTGAATTTCCCCCTCAAAATATTCCTCAGCCAATGCCAAAT ATTCCTGCATTTGATGCAAACCCTCTTCCATCTCAGGATCCCCTGCAGCCTCTTCAACAGGACCAGCCCACACCAACAAGCCAG ACACCAACAAATGCATGA
- the enam gene encoding enamelin: MMKLLVCMMCLMVTTLAAPAQESESNEVAAHANLALKWMEMYRMYQQQGVVGNPFLPAADAPVVAAPVQSFDVPPPAPVIASDASEEETEEGDPAPKAAAPVGPAGPLNSDEEEEAETEEVEAAEPEPPVTEAAPADPAVEPAAEPAAPAAEPAGDPAAADAGDVAVPPVDVVPIDIFPAVTEVANDAADPAIADAPVAVDAGAAQLPA; encoded by the exons ATGATGAAGCTCTTGGTATGCATGATGTGTCTGATGGTTACTACCTTGGCTGCACCC GCTCAGGAGAGTGAAAGCAACGAG GTTGCGGCACATGCTAATTTGGCCCTAAAGTGGATGGAGATGTACAGGATGTATCAGCAGCAG GGTGTAGTTGGAAACCCtttccttcctgctgctgatgctcCT GTGGTTGCTGCACCGGTCCAGTCCTTCGATGTCCCCCCTCCTGCTCCCGTTATTGCAAGTGATGCAtcagaggaggagacagaa GAAGGAGACCCTGCTCCAAAAGCTGCAGCACCCGTAGGTCCTGCTGGCCCCTTAAactctgatgaagaggaggaggcagaaacCGAGGAAGTGGAGGCAGCAGAACCCGAACCACCTGTGACTGAAGCAGCACCAGCAGATCCAGCAGTAGAACCTGCAGCAGAACCAGCAGCACCTGCAGCAGAGCCAGCAGGAGACCCTGCTGCAGCTGATGCTGGTGATGTGGCTGTGCCCCCTGTTGATGTGGTTCCTATTGATATTTTCCCAGCAGTCACTGAGGTGGCCAATGATGCAGCTGACCCTGCCATTGCTGATGCCCCTGTTGCTGTTGATGCTGGTGCTGCCCAGCTGCCAGCTTAG